A region of Polyangiaceae bacterium DNA encodes the following proteins:
- a CDS encoding bifunctional (p)ppGpp synthetase/guanosine-3',5'-bis(diphosphate) 3'-pyrophosphohydrolase, with amino-acid sequence MTPLLKRALDQAAVWHRDQKRKYPGVDVPYVSHLAGVAVLLAKHGFDDEVIAAGALHDSIEDCGVTFDDISRLFGERVAQLVIAVSEADKSQSWEQRKQRYLEQFSKNPWDAQAITIADKIDNFQSIIVCKTSHGDPWAMFKRGRESQMRRFMELQQRMRVLPPHALITAFDEALDALTKLD; translated from the coding sequence ATGACCCCCCTCCTCAAACGCGCGCTCGATCAAGCCGCCGTGTGGCATCGTGACCAAAAGCGAAAATACCCCGGCGTCGACGTGCCGTACGTCAGTCACCTAGCAGGCGTGGCCGTTCTTCTGGCGAAACACGGCTTCGATGACGAAGTGATTGCAGCAGGGGCGCTCCACGATTCGATCGAAGATTGCGGCGTGACGTTCGACGACATTTCGCGTCTTTTTGGAGAACGCGTCGCTCAGCTCGTCATTGCCGTCAGCGAAGCGGATAAATCCCAATCATGGGAGCAGCGCAAGCAGCGGTATCTCGAGCAATTCTCGAAAAACCCCTGGGACGCGCAAGCCATTACCATTGCGGACAAAATCGACAATTTTCAATCCATCATCGTTTGTAAAACATCCCATGGCGATCCGTGGGCGATGTTCAAGCGCGGACGTGAATCGCAAATGCGGCGTTTCATGGAATTGCAGCAGCGAATGCGTGTGCTTCCGCCGCACGCGCTGATCACTGCATTCGACGAAGCGCTGGATGCACTGACGAAACTGGATTGA